The following coding sequences lie in one Alloacidobacterium dinghuense genomic window:
- a CDS encoding family 20 glycosylhydrolase, translating to MPDLRRAGFLCFCVFLLIILGWPWLAAAQEPESLSMMPLPSQSTQAPGEFLINGSLGIELTGYAEPRLERARQRFLDVLSRETGIPLWREAVVNKPNFTVHTEGPSLAVQRLGEDESYRLAISTSGVQLSAANPLGVLHGLQTFLLLVRVTPKGFGVPAITIEDKPRFPWRGLLIDSGHRFVRLPVIKRNLDAMEAVKLNVFHWRFSDDAGFHIESKRFPLLQEKASGGFYYTQEEVKEIIAYARDRGIRVVPEFDMPCHTASWFHAYPELGSGHIPGESSAMDPTRESTYEFLNGFIEEMADLFPDAYFHTGGDECDFHEWESNPRIQEYMRVHVIKDGAALQAEFTAKIQTIVAQNKKIMMGWDEVLLPGTPKEVVIQSWRGPKSLADAARNGNRGILSSGYYIDLNWSAAEHYAVDPLGDPSAASLTSEEKARVLGGEATMWTDIVSDENLDNRVWPRTAAIAERLWSAADVRDVDSMYRRLGVVSQKLGYYGVRHRLITEEMLERMSGDPNPVALRVLADVVQPPKGYERQQLRNFGDFTPMNRLDDAVPPESETARVFDDIARRIAAGKATPEDWQQAQTWLTLWRDNDARLQPLLARSFLTQDLVSVSRNLSEVATIGLQALDDLKHDRLVSADVRSQNIDFLNAAAKPQAVVLLMIAPSVETLVKATRSN from the coding sequence GTGCCAGATCTTCGGCGTGCGGGTTTCCTATGCTTCTGCGTGTTCCTTCTGATCATCCTGGGCTGGCCGTGGCTGGCCGCAGCGCAGGAGCCGGAATCTCTCTCGATGATGCCGCTGCCGTCACAATCGACGCAAGCTCCAGGGGAATTTCTGATCAACGGATCACTCGGCATCGAGTTGACGGGCTACGCCGAGCCTCGGCTGGAACGCGCGCGGCAGCGATTTCTCGATGTGCTTTCGCGCGAAACGGGAATCCCGTTGTGGCGCGAGGCGGTGGTCAACAAACCGAATTTCACGGTTCATACGGAGGGCCCAAGCCTGGCCGTCCAGCGGCTCGGAGAGGATGAGTCATACCGGCTGGCGATCTCGACGAGCGGTGTTCAATTGAGTGCAGCCAATCCGCTGGGCGTGTTGCACGGGCTGCAGACGTTCCTGCTGCTGGTACGAGTGACTCCGAAAGGATTCGGCGTTCCCGCGATCACTATCGAAGACAAGCCCCGCTTCCCATGGCGCGGACTCCTGATTGATTCGGGGCATCGGTTTGTTCGCCTTCCAGTGATCAAGCGGAATCTCGATGCGATGGAGGCCGTCAAGCTGAACGTCTTTCATTGGCGTTTTTCGGATGATGCAGGATTCCACATCGAGAGCAAGCGATTTCCGCTTCTGCAGGAGAAGGCATCCGGAGGCTTCTACTACACGCAAGAAGAAGTGAAAGAGATCATTGCCTACGCACGGGATCGCGGCATTCGGGTGGTACCAGAGTTCGACATGCCGTGCCACACCGCGTCCTGGTTCCACGCCTACCCTGAGCTCGGCAGTGGTCACATCCCGGGCGAGAGCTCGGCGATGGATCCGACTAGGGAGAGCACATACGAGTTTCTCAACGGCTTCATTGAAGAGATGGCCGATCTGTTTCCGGATGCGTACTTCCACACCGGAGGAGACGAATGCGACTTCCATGAATGGGAGTCGAACCCGCGCATTCAGGAGTATATGCGCGTCCACGTCATCAAGGATGGTGCGGCCCTGCAGGCAGAGTTCACCGCCAAAATCCAGACGATTGTCGCCCAGAACAAGAAGATCATGATGGGCTGGGACGAAGTGCTGCTGCCGGGTACGCCCAAGGAGGTGGTAATTCAGTCGTGGCGGGGCCCGAAGTCCCTTGCCGATGCGGCGCGCAACGGGAATCGCGGAATACTCTCATCGGGGTACTACATTGATCTAAACTGGTCGGCTGCCGAGCACTATGCAGTCGATCCCCTGGGAGATCCGAGCGCTGCGAGCCTTACATCGGAAGAGAAGGCGCGGGTGCTTGGCGGCGAAGCAACCATGTGGACCGACATTGTTTCCGATGAGAACCTTGATAACCGAGTATGGCCCCGTACGGCGGCTATCGCTGAGCGGCTCTGGTCTGCTGCGGATGTGCGGGATGTTGACTCGATGTATCGCCGGCTTGGCGTTGTTTCGCAAAAGCTCGGGTACTACGGAGTGCGACACCGGCTGATCACGGAAGAGATGCTGGAACGGATGAGCGGTGATCCCAATCCAGTAGCCCTCCGGGTGCTGGCGGACGTGGTGCAGCCGCCCAAGGGATACGAGCGCCAACAACTGCGCAATTTCGGCGACTTTACTCCGATGAATCGACTGGATGACGCAGTGCCTCCGGAGAGCGAGACTGCACGCGTGTTCGACGACATCGCCCGACGGATCGCAGCGGGAAAAGCTACGCCTGAAGACTGGCAGCAGGCTCAAACGTGGCTCACTCTCTGGCGCGATAACGATGCCAGGCTGCAACCGCTGCTGGCGCGATCGTTCCTGACGCAAGACCTAGTGTCGGTTTCGCGCAACCTGTCCGAGGTGGCAACCATTGGTCTCCAGGCTCTGGATGATCTGAAGCATGATCGGCTGGTCAGTGCAGACGTACGGAGTCAGAACATTGACTTTCTGAACGCCGCAGCAAAGCCACAGGCAGTCGTTCTACTAATGATTGCGCCTTCTGTAGAGACGCTCGTAAAAGCTACACGAAGCAACTAG
- a CDS encoding DUF5107 domain-containing protein: MRWIDNLADGPRRNMLAMQETTEFLLTHALLPAGPIPTCFDPDGIYPYESFCETSRRPEIRRYRMITMENERIRVRICPDLGGRVCSLFLKDGAAEVLFFPQVVRPVRILPRQSFTGGGIELSFPISHTPVETAPVLYEIAKTEDRVYVCCGEREIKFGMHWTVEYSLGEGDDFLTQRTVFFNPGAKGQPWMSWSNAAVPARPDTVFDFPGGPVLVHDAEIRTIDWETQGPRSQADVRRMTGYFWQKPDCSAFGAFTPSLGVGLYHMADPLQVPGIKLWSDGIGRDEGWVSQYTLDEAQCLEIQAGPLVDQSVKATLQPGQLHEQVEFWIPSLHRRDIHTVALPAPRLRLVGEVPVFAWARQDEMDLWLQLADARKAGDALRIPRAPDLDSNRWAPSGLAELGDALAWAASRSVASKRDRWLFQQGAWLAGSGEPDAALKVLSECHDDRGRALAGRLWLVYGHDTDEAAKAFRAIESPTISLHPQVIFERDKALAALSPATMDERKRWLDAVSALEDEWLAERRASLLLDCGDAQGAHDVLTGTRFQRVHQRYERTRLWRRVESMLGLHPVTYPSWLGEDDLAEFGAYREHSERL; the protein is encoded by the coding sequence GTGCGGTGGATTGACAACCTGGCCGATGGGCCAAGACGCAATATGCTCGCAATGCAAGAAACCACTGAGTTCCTACTGACCCACGCGTTGCTTCCAGCCGGGCCGATTCCCACCTGCTTCGACCCTGACGGAATCTATCCGTACGAGAGCTTCTGCGAGACCAGCCGCCGGCCGGAGATTCGCCGGTATCGCATGATCACGATGGAGAATGAGCGGATTCGCGTGAGGATCTGCCCCGACCTTGGCGGGCGCGTGTGTTCACTTTTTCTGAAGGATGGCGCAGCGGAGGTTCTTTTCTTTCCGCAGGTAGTGCGGCCGGTGCGCATTTTACCCCGGCAGTCGTTTACCGGCGGAGGTATCGAGTTGAGCTTTCCCATCTCGCATACTCCTGTAGAAACCGCTCCTGTGCTTTATGAGATAGCAAAGACGGAAGATCGCGTCTATGTGTGCTGCGGAGAACGCGAGATCAAATTCGGAATGCACTGGACAGTGGAGTACTCGCTGGGAGAGGGCGACGACTTTCTGACGCAGCGAACGGTTTTCTTCAATCCCGGCGCGAAAGGGCAACCATGGATGTCGTGGTCGAACGCGGCTGTACCTGCCCGGCCTGACACGGTGTTTGATTTCCCAGGAGGGCCGGTGCTGGTTCACGATGCGGAAATTCGTACGATTGATTGGGAAACGCAGGGGCCGCGAAGCCAGGCGGATGTGCGCCGAATGACCGGCTATTTCTGGCAGAAGCCGGACTGCAGCGCGTTTGGAGCCTTCACTCCGAGCCTGGGAGTAGGGCTCTACCACATGGCGGATCCGCTGCAGGTGCCGGGAATAAAGCTTTGGAGCGACGGGATCGGACGCGATGAAGGGTGGGTGAGCCAGTACACACTGGACGAGGCGCAATGTCTGGAGATCCAGGCCGGCCCGCTCGTGGATCAGTCAGTCAAGGCAACGCTCCAGCCGGGGCAGCTGCATGAGCAGGTGGAGTTCTGGATCCCCTCTCTGCACCGGCGGGACATTCACACCGTTGCTCTGCCGGCGCCGCGGCTCCGGCTTGTGGGGGAGGTACCTGTTTTTGCATGGGCACGGCAGGACGAGATGGATCTCTGGCTGCAGCTTGCGGACGCGCGGAAGGCGGGTGATGCGCTGAGGATTCCGCGGGCTCCTGACCTCGACAGCAACCGGTGGGCGCCGAGCGGACTAGCAGAACTGGGGGATGCACTGGCGTGGGCGGCTTCTCGCTCAGTAGCCAGCAAGAGAGACAGATGGTTGTTTCAGCAGGGCGCGTGGCTGGCGGGGTCCGGTGAACCCGACGCTGCGCTGAAGGTCCTGTCGGAGTGTCACGATGACCGGGGGCGGGCGCTGGCCGGAAGGCTCTGGCTCGTTTACGGCCACGATACCGATGAGGCTGCGAAGGCATTCCGCGCGATCGAGTCGCCGACGATTTCTCTTCATCCACAAGTGATATTCGAGCGGGACAAGGCACTTGCCGCCCTGAGTCCCGCAACGATGGACGAACGCAAACGTTGGCTCGATGCTGTGTCGGCATTGGAGGATGAGTGGTTGGCTGAACGACGGGCCAGCCTGTTACTGGACTGCGGCGATGCGCAGGGTGCGCACGACGTGCTCACCGGAACGCGGTTTCAACGGGTACATCAACGATATGAGCGAACCCGCCTGTGGCGGCGAGTGGAATCGATGCTCGGTCTCCATCCAGTGACCTATCCTTCGTGGCTGGGAGAAGATGACCTGGCGGAGTTCGGAGCTTACCGGGAGCATTCTGAGAGGCTTTAA
- a CDS encoding zinc-dependent alcohol dehydrogenase family protein, with product MRALQISAYGDPLNVLELVDIPEPGAPGTGEVLIDVELAPLNLHDLLFMRGYFGGPPAPTVVGNEGFGRVAAVGLGVTNVKVGDHVVAPNLSLTWRERLIAPAQGLFPLPDGDRLQLAQLGSNPPTAALMLSEYADLKPGDWVVQNAGNSGVGRSLIAIAKLRGIRTISLVRRPELIDELKAAGADVVLMDEPAAIEEAVRIIGKGSVRLAVDAVGGDATATLVPLLSDRGMLVSYSAATGRPMAVNALLLIGKHLTVKGFFLGDFDHVSKVLPTQIEAAPLVASGALRVPVAAVYPMPKIKEAVAHLLKGGKILIDIAGTFNA from the coding sequence ATGCGCGCACTTCAAATCTCAGCCTATGGTGACCCACTCAATGTCTTGGAACTCGTTGATATCCCGGAGCCGGGTGCGCCGGGAACGGGTGAGGTCCTAATCGATGTCGAACTAGCGCCCTTAAATTTGCATGACCTCCTCTTCATGCGCGGCTACTTCGGGGGCCCGCCGGCACCAACTGTCGTTGGAAACGAGGGCTTCGGTCGGGTTGCGGCGGTTGGTCTTGGTGTTACCAACGTTAAGGTCGGCGACCACGTCGTGGCGCCCAATCTCAGCCTCACCTGGAGGGAGCGTCTGATCGCGCCGGCGCAAGGGCTGTTCCCGCTACCCGACGGTGATCGGCTGCAACTCGCGCAGCTCGGCAGCAACCCACCCACAGCGGCGTTGATGCTCAGCGAATATGCGGACCTCAAGCCCGGTGATTGGGTCGTTCAAAATGCCGGGAATTCCGGCGTTGGCCGGTCTTTGATCGCCATTGCGAAGCTGCGTGGCATTCGGACGATCAGTCTCGTGCGGCGGCCCGAACTGATCGACGAACTCAAGGCTGCGGGAGCAGATGTGGTGCTCATGGACGAACCGGCAGCAATCGAGGAGGCGGTGCGCATTATCGGCAAAGGGTCGGTTCGGTTGGCGGTTGATGCAGTGGGCGGTGATGCGACGGCAACGCTCGTTCCATTGCTGTCGGACCGTGGCATGCTCGTCTCCTACTCAGCGGCGACCGGACGGCCGATGGCGGTCAACGCCCTTTTGCTCATAGGCAAACACCTGACAGTCAAAGGCTTCTTTCTGGGCGATTTCGATCATGTGTCGAAGGTCCTGCCGACGCAGATCGAGGCCGCTCCTCTCGTTGCCTCCGGTGCGCTGCGCGTACCCGTCGCCGCGGTTTATCCGATGCCAAAAATCAAGGAAGCCGTCGCTCATCTGCTCAAGGGCGGTAAGATCCTGATCGACATTGCGGGCACTTTCAACGCGTAA
- a CDS encoding WD40 repeat domain-containing protein, whose protein sequence is MSFAAVLERIGTVQNPYPGLRPFETEEAHLFFGRDQQIAELVARLQRSRFVAVVGVSGGGKSSLVRAGLIPALGRVHLGAEAARWRMVVTRPGGTPFQNLTTDLRRAGLDPSELRRSSQGLLHVARQLGEDETLLVVVDQFEELFRYKDLQTIDREGQVQKEAAAGEAAEFVQLLLTSTQYLPPVYVVLTMRSDYLGDCALFRGLPEALNESQYLVPRLTRQQRMEAIEGPLGQTRIAPNLVQRILNDAGDEPDRLPLLQHALMRTWSQWRKSDSGQTRPVELQDYLAPSVGGLEHALDKHAEELVKDVPEKTAETIFKRLSAEGLNRRERRNPTQLRDLWEVCGAESEEERRIVNAIVDHFRHEEATFLTPRGGELKSDTYIDITHESLIREWGTLRRWVTEEAEDHATCMRIYDDALLYALGKGDLWRNPRLQLALDWWKLKQPTAAWARRYIGGEAQDDAGFRRTWDFLEASRTARDEERARVRRRRMTIQIVTSVVLLAMTALFSWAMYSRNRMKKEHETAMARAMSFSSLDDQVEHPNQLISSTLYALESVKREGTSASLHMLQQALELVRKPLAHVQREGDVLGVAFSPDGNYLVTAGQDQKATVYDMMGKKVKELDQGAEVSAVAFSRNGKYMTVETDNGPRVFDTASWQMLWHDAYHTSRYGRFGTVAFSPDGLSLALAEPYVIAEVIDGNTGEKAWDIPESHEGTPSETDEPHVKSVAFSPDGRYLATGGTDRKLRLTKVKDHEKNAWQMELNGAVNSVAFSPDSRFLAAGDDQGTAWVFEISGDENAKVDEIVQRKERGSIETVALSKGDRYLATGGDDGVARIFEIADQREVLEQPHKGAVLSVAFSPDGMSFTSSGEDGAVDIVEVKSQDEISRMALSSRNVLQQASMTSDTKYMAVVDEKGTAQAFEVASGKAVSPTVHLEYADQVTLSTEAKYVALASLLKAAVFDASSGKELFSADWEWGINTMDLTPDGRYLAVGGHPESLTSPTSVRPGRVQVFDVQKKSLQWSEDFDFKISNVAFSADGQHLAVGGEAPMLQVFDTAKKDPVVKFPLQWQSDCREQREPCKVNGITFSLDGKYLVSWANDKRLRVMDIAAVREIQTVDLHVYPMAAMLSGDDKYLAVSSQDLMGRVYEVTSSPPTEVWHRPLAQNDFFPFAFTENDKYIIMGSASNEMVIHRLLWQQKDLIDRACALMIRNLSSEEWKEFSSEKQPKACPSLP, encoded by the coding sequence ATGAGTTTTGCCGCGGTTCTGGAGAGGATCGGGACAGTTCAGAATCCGTATCCCGGGCTGCGCCCGTTCGAAACAGAAGAAGCGCATCTTTTTTTCGGACGGGATCAGCAGATCGCCGAATTAGTCGCACGATTGCAGCGAAGTCGGTTCGTGGCTGTGGTTGGCGTCTCAGGAGGCGGCAAGTCGTCGCTGGTGCGAGCGGGACTGATCCCCGCGCTGGGAAGGGTCCACCTTGGGGCCGAAGCAGCTCGGTGGCGGATGGTTGTCACTCGCCCAGGAGGCACGCCGTTTCAAAACCTCACGACCGATTTGCGAAGGGCGGGACTCGACCCTTCGGAGCTTCGTCGGAGCAGCCAGGGCTTGCTGCACGTAGCGCGACAGCTTGGCGAGGACGAGACGCTGCTGGTCGTTGTCGATCAGTTTGAAGAGTTATTTCGATACAAAGACCTGCAGACCATTGACAGAGAAGGGCAGGTGCAGAAGGAAGCGGCAGCCGGTGAAGCCGCGGAGTTCGTGCAGCTGCTGTTGACTTCGACGCAATATCTGCCTCCTGTGTACGTTGTGCTGACCATGCGGTCGGACTATTTGGGAGACTGCGCGCTGTTTCGCGGGCTCCCTGAAGCGCTGAACGAGAGCCAGTATCTTGTTCCGCGTTTAACACGTCAGCAGCGGATGGAAGCGATCGAGGGGCCGCTGGGGCAGACGAGAATCGCGCCGAACCTGGTGCAGAGAATTTTGAATGACGCGGGCGATGAACCCGATCGGCTTCCGCTGCTGCAACACGCGCTGATGCGGACGTGGAGCCAGTGGCGGAAATCCGATTCGGGACAAACACGCCCGGTTGAGCTTCAGGATTATCTGGCGCCTTCGGTTGGGGGACTCGAACATGCACTCGACAAGCACGCTGAGGAGCTGGTGAAGGACGTTCCGGAAAAGACGGCAGAGACCATCTTCAAGCGGCTGTCGGCGGAGGGCCTGAACCGAAGAGAGCGTCGAAATCCCACGCAATTGCGCGACCTGTGGGAGGTGTGCGGAGCGGAATCTGAGGAAGAACGCAGAATCGTAAACGCGATTGTCGACCATTTCCGACATGAGGAAGCCACTTTTCTCACACCGCGCGGCGGCGAATTGAAGTCGGACACCTACATCGACATAACGCATGAGAGCCTGATCCGCGAGTGGGGCACCCTGCGACGCTGGGTAACGGAGGAAGCAGAGGATCACGCAACCTGCATGCGCATTTACGACGATGCGCTGCTTTACGCGCTGGGCAAGGGAGATCTCTGGCGCAATCCCAGGCTGCAACTTGCTCTCGATTGGTGGAAGCTGAAGCAGCCGACTGCTGCCTGGGCGCGACGCTACATCGGAGGCGAAGCGCAGGACGATGCGGGATTTCGCAGGACATGGGATTTCTTGGAGGCAAGCCGCACGGCGCGCGACGAAGAGCGGGCGCGAGTGAGACGTCGCCGCATGACGATTCAAATTGTAACGAGCGTTGTCCTGCTAGCCATGACGGCGTTGTTCTCGTGGGCGATGTACAGCAGGAACCGGATGAAGAAAGAGCATGAAACAGCTATGGCGCGCGCCATGTCCTTCAGTTCCCTCGACGATCAGGTTGAACACCCGAATCAGCTAATAAGCAGCACGTTGTATGCGCTCGAATCCGTCAAGCGAGAGGGCACGTCAGCGAGTCTGCATATGTTGCAACAAGCGCTCGAACTGGTCAGGAAGCCGCTGGCTCATGTTCAGCGGGAGGGAGATGTTTTGGGAGTGGCTTTCAGTCCTGACGGAAATTACCTGGTCACGGCCGGCCAAGATCAGAAGGCAACGGTCTACGACATGATGGGCAAGAAGGTGAAGGAACTCGACCAGGGAGCGGAAGTCTCGGCTGTGGCCTTTAGTAGAAATGGGAAGTACATGACTGTCGAAACAGACAATGGGCCTCGCGTCTTCGACACAGCATCCTGGCAGATGCTATGGCACGATGCTTATCATACAAGTCGATATGGCAGGTTTGGCACTGTTGCGTTCAGTCCCGATGGCCTTTCACTAGCCCTTGCCGAGCCTTACGTAATTGCGGAGGTGATTGATGGGAACACTGGTGAGAAAGCGTGGGATATTCCGGAGAGCCATGAGGGAACCCCTTCAGAAACTGACGAGCCTCACGTGAAGTCAGTCGCATTCAGCCCCGATGGACGTTATCTGGCGACAGGTGGTACCGACCGTAAACTCAGGTTGACGAAAGTGAAAGACCATGAGAAAAACGCGTGGCAGATGGAGCTGAACGGCGCCGTCAACTCGGTGGCGTTCAGCCCGGACAGCCGTTTCCTGGCGGCAGGCGACGACCAGGGAACTGCCTGGGTATTCGAAATCTCGGGTGATGAGAACGCGAAAGTGGATGAGATAGTGCAGAGGAAGGAGCGTGGGAGCATTGAAACAGTGGCGCTTAGCAAGGGCGACAGATATTTAGCAACGGGAGGTGACGATGGAGTAGCCCGTATCTTCGAAATCGCGGATCAAAGGGAAGTGCTGGAGCAACCCCACAAAGGAGCGGTGCTCTCCGTGGCATTCAGCCCTGATGGGATGAGCTTTACTTCAAGTGGCGAGGACGGGGCAGTCGACATCGTTGAAGTGAAGTCGCAGGATGAAATCTCCCGGATGGCTCTGTCATCGAGAAACGTTCTCCAACAAGCGTCCATGACTTCGGACACAAAATATATGGCTGTTGTGGACGAAAAAGGAACTGCGCAGGCGTTTGAGGTTGCCAGCGGAAAAGCAGTTTCTCCGACTGTCCATCTGGAATACGCGGATCAGGTGACCCTGAGCACCGAAGCTAAATATGTTGCGCTGGCAAGCTTGCTGAAAGCCGCTGTTTTCGATGCGTCGTCCGGTAAAGAACTGTTCAGCGCGGATTGGGAGTGGGGCATCAATACGATGGATCTCACGCCGGACGGACGTTATTTGGCGGTTGGTGGCCATCCCGAGTCATTGACAAGTCCAACGTCAGTAAGGCCGGGAAGAGTACAGGTGTTTGATGTGCAGAAAAAGAGCCTCCAATGGAGCGAGGACTTCGATTTCAAGATCTCTAACGTAGCGTTCAGCGCAGATGGGCAGCACCTCGCGGTTGGCGGAGAAGCGCCTATGCTGCAGGTATTCGACACTGCAAAAAAAGACCCTGTGGTGAAGTTCCCCCTTCAATGGCAAAGCGACTGCAGAGAGCAGAGGGAGCCATGCAAAGTGAACGGGATCACATTCAGCCTGGACGGAAAGTATCTTGTCTCCTGGGCCAACGACAAAAGACTGCGAGTAATGGACATTGCTGCCGTTCGAGAGATTCAAACCGTGGACCTTCACGTATACCCAATGGCCGCCATGTTGAGCGGAGACGACAAGTATCTCGCGGTGTCAAGCCAGGACTTGATGGGACGGGTTTATGAGGTCACGTCGTCACCGCCCACGGAAGTGTGGCACCGGCCACTGGCGCAAAACGACTTCTTTCCGTTCGCATTTACCGAGAATGACAAGTACATCATCATGGGGTCAGCCTCTAACGAAATGGTGATTCACCGTCTCTTGTGGCAACAAAAGGACCTGATCGATAGGGCTTGCGCACTGATGATCCGCAATCTTTCAAGCGAGGAATGGAAGGAATTCTCAAGCGAGAAGCAGCCGAAAGCCTGTCCCAGTCTGCCCTGA
- a CDS encoding nuclear transport factor 2 family protein: MSNSSPERNKAIVLEAFETLFNKRDYAAAERFWSPNYIQHSAHIAPGRDGLFNLVRSAPDTMHYENQLIVAEGDFVIAHGRFTGIGRPAAWVAADIVRFEDGLLKEHWDVLQDEATKAESVSGLPMFGDTFPK; this comes from the coding sequence ATGAGTAACTCATCCCCAGAACGGAATAAGGCAATCGTGCTCGAAGCATTCGAAACACTGTTCAACAAGCGTGACTACGCGGCGGCGGAACGCTTCTGGTCACCAAACTACATTCAGCACAGCGCACACATAGCACCAGGTCGCGATGGGCTGTTCAATCTCGTCCGCTCAGCGCCGGACACGATGCACTACGAGAACCAGCTCATCGTTGCAGAAGGCGATTTCGTCATAGCACATGGCCGCTTCACCGGAATCGGAAGGCCAGCCGCCTGGGTTGCCGCCGACATTGTCCGATTTGAAGACGGTCTTCTTAAAGAGCATTGGGACGTCTTGCAGGACGAGGCGACCAAGGCCGAATCTGTCAGCGGCCTTCCCATGTTTGGCGACACATTCCCCAAGTGA
- a CDS encoding TetR/AcrR family transcriptional regulator codes for MGYSKKGKAETHTRIVSVAAKRFRELGLEGIGVADVMKEAGVTVGGFYKHFDSRDELVVEALATAFQDLDRWEEHTDTLTKLLANYLSEEHRDAPGTGCALGALLGDMSRASRSAKAVYTARLKRSLAYSTGLVPPNGTSDRRARAVLMISAMLGAINLSRAVSDPSLSREILQQTRDQLISLNQPAKAH; via the coding sequence ATGGGTTATTCGAAGAAAGGTAAGGCGGAGACACACACTCGGATCGTGAGCGTTGCGGCCAAGAGGTTTCGCGAACTCGGTCTCGAAGGCATCGGCGTTGCCGATGTGATGAAGGAGGCCGGTGTTACCGTCGGTGGCTTCTACAAACATTTCGATTCGCGCGATGAACTGGTGGTTGAGGCGCTGGCCACCGCATTCCAGGACCTAGACCGCTGGGAGGAACACACTGACACGTTAACGAAACTTCTAGCGAACTATTTGTCCGAAGAACACCGGGATGCTCCGGGAACAGGCTGCGCTTTGGGCGCTTTACTAGGTGACATGTCTCGGGCGAGTCGATCGGCGAAAGCCGTGTATACCGCACGACTCAAGCGCAGCTTGGCATACTCGACGGGCCTTGTTCCGCCAAATGGAACCTCTGATCGGCGCGCCCGCGCGGTTCTCATGATTAGTGCGATGCTAGGAGCGATCAACCTCTCTCGTGCCGTCTCAGACCCAAGCCTTTCACGAGAGATTCTCCAGCAGACTAGGGATCAGTTAATCAGTTTGAACCAACCCGCGAAAGCGCATTAG
- a CDS encoding CGNR zinc finger domain-containing protein, which yields MKDTTNENHLDFVGDDLAINFINTRRMVEGQLTDTLQSDSDVKAWLRRLEVPVAKGSLPFGDGVLLKGARGLREIALAAVQDRKSGKKPSLGALNRFLADAPSHAVLTTDTANNIRMTRVYGKQTVEAFLTPVAEAVADVLADGDFNLVRHCEGNACVLWFYDRTKGHRRRWCTSAGCGNRAKVAAFRARARQT from the coding sequence ATGAAAGACACGACGAACGAAAACCATCTCGACTTTGTGGGCGACGATCTGGCGATCAACTTCATCAACACTCGTCGGATGGTCGAGGGGCAACTGACAGACACACTGCAGAGCGACAGCGACGTCAAAGCCTGGCTCAGGAGGCTCGAAGTCCCCGTCGCAAAAGGATCACTTCCTTTCGGCGACGGCGTACTACTTAAAGGGGCAAGAGGGCTTCGTGAGATTGCGCTCGCGGCCGTTCAGGATCGAAAGTCCGGGAAGAAACCTTCGCTTGGCGCGCTCAACAGATTCCTGGCGGACGCTCCAAGTCATGCGGTGCTTACGACAGACACCGCGAACAACATTCGTATGACTCGTGTCTACGGCAAACAGACGGTCGAGGCGTTCCTGACTCCGGTCGCGGAAGCCGTCGCAGACGTGCTGGCGGATGGTGACTTCAACCTCGTCCGGCATTGCGAAGGCAACGCTTGTGTCCTGTGGTTCTATGACCGTACGAAAGGTCACCGCAGAAGATGGTGCACGTCGGCAGGTTGCGGAAATCGCGCCAAAGTAGCTGCGTTTCGAGCGAGAGCGCGCCAAACCTGA